Within the Equus przewalskii isolate Varuska chromosome 1, EquPr2, whole genome shotgun sequence genome, the region CAAACTCTTATGTCCTCTTCACTTATGGCAGGTTCCAGGCAAACTAGCTCTGTTCTTTACTTCATCTTCAATGTCAAATATTGAAATGTTAGGCATTTTTAAAGGCTTGATTCTGATTCCACTTCCATAAATCCTGATACCACATTCTCCCAAGCTAAAAGTTATTTCTTCCTCATGAGCTTCTATGACACTTTCCccattcttttattctctctgcGATGTTGGATCCAAGAAACTGGATACGATCTAGTAATAATCCAAGAAAAGGGTTTACTCAAAAGGGAACCACTAGTGGAAATTTCTTGCAGAAATCTGAGGAGCTGTTGTAGTATTTGCTTAGATAAAAAGAAGTCAGTCTTTGGATCAGGACTGGCAAAATCATCCATATTTAGAATATTCATGTTTTAACATAATACCTTGTCTCTCATGATCCTTTAGATTTGATTCGAACTATCCGGGACCCAGAGAAGCCCAATACTTTAGAAGAACTGGAAGTGGTGACGGAAAGCTGTGTGGAGGTTCAGGAGATAAATGAAGAAGACTATTTGGTTATTATCAGGTTCACGCCAACAGTACCTCATTGCTCTTTGGCGACTCTTATTggtaaagttttatatttatgtatttttttaaattctaaattattCCAGCTGATATTGACCCCAAATAACAATTAGCATCATATATCACACTTTATGGTTTACAGAGCATTTTTATGTATTCATCTTCTGTAGTCCTCACAATTAGCCTGTGAGAGagttaatattaatatattctttttacagatgaggaacctcaggctcagagagtttaagtgacttgctcagaatCGTATAGCCAGGAAGTGGTGAAGCTGAggctcaaacccaggtctcctgactccagaCATGTTTCTCCTTTAGTTACACCATGCTGCTGCCCGTAGGTGTACATGCCTGCAATTAATGGAGAGTGGATGTAGGCCAGCTCCTCTCTTCCGTCCTGGAGGTTGGAGTGGGTGCTGTCagactacctttttttttttatttttttttatttttttttaattaatgttatgatagattacaagcttgtgagatttcagttgtacatttttgttagtcatgttgtgggtacaccacttcccccttcgtaccctccccccacccccccttttccctggtaaccaccgatcagatctccttctcaatatactaatttccacctatgagtggagtcatatagagatcgtctttctctgactgacttatttcgcttaacataatgccctcgaggtccatccacgttgttgtgaatggg harbors:
- the CIAO2A gene encoding cytosolic iron-sulfur assembly component 2A isoform X2 is translated as MEQVSGLLSWTLSRVLWLSGLSERGAARQPRTMEEKALEVYDLIRTIRDPEKPNTLEELEVVTESCVEVQEINEEDYLVIIRFTPTVPHCSLATLIVGNLHF